The Kribbella sp. HUAS MG21 genome includes the window ACACTCCGTGCTTTTATTCAGGTCATCGAGACGAAGGATCTCTATACCCGCGGCCATTCTGAGCGGGTCAGCGCTGGTGTGGGCATGCTCGGCCAGCATCTGAGGTTGCCCGAGGACCGCCAACAGGCGCTTGAGCATGCGGGGCTGCTCCACGATGTCGGCAAGGTCGGCGTACCGACCAGCATCATCCGGAAGCCGGGCAGGCTCGACGACAGTGAGATGGACGCGATCCGGCTGCATCCGGCGCGTGGCGTCGAGCTGATCGGGAACATCCCGTTCCTCGAAGAGGTCAAGTCCGCGGTCCTGCACCATCACGAGAAGTACGACGGTACCGGATATCCGGCAGGGCTCAGCGGCGAGAACATTCCGTACTTCGCCCGGATCATCGGGATCGTCGACGCGTTCGATTCCCTGACCTCGACCAGGTCGTACCGGCCGGCGCGGAGTGTCGAGGAAACCCTCGCGATCCTGATCCAGGACAAGGCCACGCACTTCGACCCGGATCTCGTCGACGCGTTCGTCGACGTCGTCCGCCGCCACGGCTGGAAGGCGGCGGCAGACCAGCCGGTGCCGGACGGCGCGAAGGTACAGGTCATCGACCACGACGACCTCAGTCTCGGCAGCAGCGGTGGTGCCTCAGGCTCGGCGGCCGGACCCGCATGATCGAGTCCGGAGAGCTCGGCGGCGAGCGACGCCTGGGCAGTGGAATCGTGCTGGCGGTGGCCGGGTGTGTCGTCGGCCTGGTCGCGGTCTTCCTCACCGCACGGCGGGGAGTTACCGAATGGCCGTTCGTCCTGGTCTTCGGACTGTTGATCGCGGTCGGTGAGATGGTTCAGTTCCGGGTCGACGGCGTCCGCAACCGCGCACCGATCGCGACCAGCGCGGCGCTCGGGTACGTCATGTTGCGCGGTCCCGCACTCGAGACGCCTCCGGAGGTGGCCCAGATCGTGGCGGTCACCGGCCTAGCCACGCTGGCCGGCCTGTTCCCGCGGGCAGTGGCCGGTCTGCCCTGGGATCTGGTGATCTCGAGCCGTCGGGTGCTGTCGGTTGCCTGTGCCGCTGTCACCTTCGTGCTCGTCACCCCGGAGAACTTTGTCTGGAACGGATCGTGGGGTCATGCCATGGCGCTGACCGGTGCGATGTTGCTGAGTGTGCTGTCTGCCGGCCTGGTGGATGCCCTGGTCGGTGCAGGGCAGGACACCGAGAAGTTCAACCGGCCCTTCCCTGCCGCGCTGCGGGACGAGTTCCAGGTGATGGCCCGGATCGGGCTCGCGATGGGGATCAGCGGGATGTTGCTGGCGGCGGGGACGTCGTTGATCGGGTTGTGGGCGGTGCCGTTGGTGGTGGTGCCGTTGTTGTTGACGCAGTTTGCGTTTCGGCGGTTTGCTTCGGCGCAGCGGACGTATCGGAGTACGGTGCGGTCGATGGCTCGGAGTACTGAGATTGCCGGGTTCAGTAGTCCGGGGCAGAACGCGCGGACCGCGGCGCTGGCGGTGGCGATCGGGAACGATCTGGGGTTGACGCCGGCGCGGATGGAGGCGTTGGAGTATGCGGCCTTGTTGTCGGGCGTGGGGCAGTTGGCGCTGGCGGATCCCAGTCCTGGTGGGGCTTCGTTGTTGCGGACCCGGGAGGAGCGGCAGCGGGCGGCGGAGATCGGGGCTTCGGTGATCGAGCGGTCGGGGGTGCTGGATCATGTGGCGGAGATCGTCCGGCACTCCAACGATCCGTACCGGCACGGGCGGGCGAACAATCCGGGGATCCCGGTGGAGAGCGGGATCGTGAACGTTGCCCTGGCCTACGAACAGCTCGTGGGGGAGGGCTCGGGGCAGACGCCGGACAAGGCGATGGAGTCGATCGGGCTGGGGATCGGGGCGGAGTACGACCCGGTCGTGGTGGAGTCACTGCGGCGGATCGTCGGGCGC containing:
- a CDS encoding HD-GYP domain-containing protein, which translates into the protein MAVYVIAGPTAAIVVAGIASVAQARHVPLIKKLFNSSSRVLSAGGGALVYLALDGPVGHELFAHIERALVAVAVTGVAYQLVNALLMCPVLWLERGASVVRSFLREVVVPTALPLLGYSLLGMILAVVWLGGLGVVAGLLTLVPLIVARWALSQDEAEREAQAATLRAFIQVIETKDLYTRGHSERVSAGVGMLGQHLRLPEDRQQALEHAGLLHDVGKVGVPTSIIRKPGRLDDSEMDAIRLHPARGVELIGNIPFLEEVKSAVLHHHEKYDGTGYPAGLSGENIPYFARIIGIVDAFDSLTSTRSYRPARSVEETLAILIQDKATHFDPDLVDAFVDVVRRHGWKAAADQPVPDGAKVQVIDHDDLSLGSSGGASGSAAGPA
- a CDS encoding HD domain-containing phosphohydrolase, which encodes MIESGELGGERRLGSGIVLAVAGCVVGLVAVFLTARRGVTEWPFVLVFGLLIAVGEMVQFRVDGVRNRAPIATSAALGYVMLRGPALETPPEVAQIVAVTGLATLAGLFPRAVAGLPWDLVISSRRVLSVACAAVTFVLVTPENFVWNGSWGHAMALTGAMLLSVLSAGLVDALVGAGQDTEKFNRPFPAALRDEFQVMARIGLAMGISGMLLAAGTSLIGLWAVPLVVVPLLLTQFAFRRFASAQRTYRSTVRSMARSTEIAGFSSPGQNARTAALAVAIGNDLGLTPARMEALEYAALLSGVGQLALADPSPGGASLLRTREERQRAAEIGASVIERSGVLDHVAEIVRHSNDPYRHGRANNPGIPVESGIVNVALAYEQLVGEGSGQTPDKAMESIGLGIGAEYDPVVVESLRRIVGRGFRF